Sequence from the Syntrophales bacterium genome:
CCCTCACGCCAGTGGGAAAGGATTCTCCCTACAAAATCACGCTGTATCTCGAAGGGGGTGACGATATAGAACCGGGCGACGCCGAAGGTTCGCCCGATTCTCGATATATCGTGCACATCGAGGTTCGTGACGGCCGTGGTCACCACATCGCCCTTCCTGTTGTAGACAGGGTGGTGGAGAAGGGCGATGCGGACGTCGCTACTCTGACAGCTCATTTCTGAAAGCCTCCAGAATAGTCCTGTCTTCGTCTGTCAGGGATGCCTTTTCGAGCAAGTCGGGCCTTCGTTCGAGGGTACGCCGCAGGGCCTCCCTTCGCCGCCAATCATCGATGTTTTTCTTGTGGCCCGAAAGGAGAACGTCGGGGACACTCCATTCCCTGTATGTCCTGGGTCTTGTGTAGTGGGGACCCTCAAGCAGCCCCGTCGTGTGGGAATCACGGAGTACGGATTCCCGGTTCCCGGTGAACCCCTCCACCAGGCGGGAGACGGCGTCGACCACGACCATGGCGGCACATTCCCCTCCGGAAAGAACATAGTCCCCTATGGACAGTTCCCGGTCCGCGATGAAACGGGATACCCGCTCATCCACACCTTCATAGTGGCCGCAGATCAGCACTATGCGTTCATGACGGCTGAGTTCCTCGACTTTTTCCTGTGTCAGCACCTCACCCTGAGGCGAGAGAAGAATCACCAAGGCGCCCCGGCGGTCTGGAAGAATGTTCTGAAGGGCCCGGTCCAGGGGATCAACCTTGAGAACCATGCCGCCCCCTCCGCCGAAGGGGGCATCGTCGGTGACCCGATGTTTTCCCCGGGCATAGTCCCGTATGTCGTGAACCTCTATCTCAATAAGGCCGCTGTCGACGGCTTTCCTGATCAGGCTCGCGTCGAAGGGTGAGCGGAACATGTCCGGGAAGAGGGTGAGAACGTCGAATCGCATGGCTCCCTTTACAGCTCTTCGGGCAGATTGACAATCATGATGCCCTTCGGGATATCGATGTCCACAATGACATCTTCCAGGGCGGGAATGAGCAGTTCTCCTTCATCGCCGCGGCAGATATAGACATCGTTGCTGCCCGTGGGCAGAACGCCGGTGATGACACCCAGCGTTCGTTCATTGTCGGTCATGACAT
This genomic interval carries:
- the trmD gene encoding tRNA (guanosine(37)-N1)-methyltransferase TrmD yields the protein MRFDVLTLFPDMFRSPFDASLIRKAVDSGLIEIEVHDIRDYARGKHRVTDDAPFGGGGGMVLKVDPLDRALQNILPDRRGALVILLSPQGEVLTQEKVEELSRHERIVLICGHYEGVDERVSRFIADRELSIGDYVLSGGECAAMVVVDAVSRLVEGFTGNRESVLRDSHTTGLLEGPHYTRPRTYREWSVPDVLLSGHKKNIDDWRRREALRRTLERRPDLLEKASLTDEDRTILEAFRNELSE